A portion of the Cryptomeria japonica chromosome 5, Sugi_1.0, whole genome shotgun sequence genome contains these proteins:
- the LOC131067322 gene encoding transcription repressor MYB4-like yields the protein MGSWSEDEDDKLIAYIHAYGEDHWKSLPKAAGLRRRVKSCRRRWVNYLEPDLRRGNFSEEEDELIIELQLLWGNKWSRIAGRLPGRTDNEIKNHWESTHIKRKLLSRGIDPQSRRTIQPFHSDGSRSRDDRSPSQEISMVDSLQSEHCIVTGNFDLAASNGNFDLAASNIECHTIQPFHRDDRSPSQEISIVDFFQSEPCIVTSNFDLAASNGASGREETSDVNLELTLGLQSSASRANNSQELHFF from the exons ATGGGATCATGGAGCGAGGATGAAGATGACAAGCTCATTGCATACATCCACGCTTATGGTGAAGACCACTGGAAGTCTCTTCCAAAGGCAGCAG GACTTCGGAGACGTGTGAAGAGCTGCAGACGCAGGTGGGTAAACTATTTGGAGCCTGATCTCAGGCGAGGGAATTtctctgaagaagaagatgagCTCATCATCGAGCTCCAACTCCTCTGGGGAAACAA ATGGTCTCGGATTGCAGGGAGATTGCCTGGGCGAACGGACAATGAAATAAAGAATCACTGGGAATCGACCCACATCAAGAGAAAATTGCTGAGTCGGGGAATCGACCCACAGTCACGCCGCACCATTCAGCCCTTCCATAGCGATGGCAGCCGTAGCAGAGATGACAGGTCTCCCAGTCAAGAAatttcaatggtggattctttacAGAGCGAGCACTGCATTGTGACAGGCAATTTCGATCTTGCTGCTTCAAATG GCAATTTCGATCTTGCTGCATCAAATATTGAGTGCCACACAATTCAGCCCTTCCATAGAGATGACAGGTCTCCCAGTCAAGAAATTTCAATTGTGGATTTTTTCCAGAGTGAGCCCTGCATTGTGACAAGCAATTTCGATCTTGCTGCTTCAAATGGTGCGAGTGGAAGGGAAGAGACGTCTGATGTGAATCTGGAATTGACTCTTGGTTTGCAGTCTTCTGCCTCTCGTGCGAATAATTCGCAAGAGcttcattttttttaa